The window AGCTCTCCTGGCACAACAACCAACACAAGTCtcacattaaaaaataaaataaggattaatgaaagcaaaatcagaaaaacaatttctaatcaaatctaatggTTTGCTTAGCATACATATGCTTTCATTGTGCAATAATGGAACTATGTTTTAATAGTTACCATGACAATTGattcattgagtacatttaagacagagatggataagtTCATTATTGCTAAGGGGACCAAAGATTacagcagaaagcaggaaaactgggttgagaaacctatcagccatgatcaaatggtggagcagactcgatgggctgaatagtctaatttCTGCTTCTCTGGTCTTATAATTGTCCACCTCATTACTGCAGTGCTTTGCTCGCAAAAATATTATGGTCAGGTTATTTCACTCATCTTCCACACTCCTCTCTATGAATTTCctcatctgcagttattttcctCTTGTGGGGAGAGACTGAGGGAGGTCATTTAAGATTTAAGGTCCCCTCTTTTAAAGCAGAAATCAGGACCTATTCTTTTTCTGTCACACAGTTGATAGTatgtggaactctcttccctggAAAGAACTGCAGGCTGCGTCGTTTAAGTtttattcaagactgagttagacAGCTTTTCAGTTGATAAGGGTGTCGAGAATTGTGCAGGAGAAGGGGCATACAGGAGATTGGAGCTAAGACCATGACCCGATCAGTGTCAgcattattgaatggtgcagcaggcttgagggctCACCCCAATCCCATGACTATGtaccacctccctcccatttcctaCCCAGAGTGATTATCTTCACATCGTGTGTTTGCAATGGTGGTTATTCTTTATATTATTTATTGTTTTGCACACAGGTGGCATGGTGCCCAAGTACATACCTTCCACTCTGGGTAGTCATGTCGCTTCAGTCTGCTCTTGTGAGTCCCTGGCAGTACAACAAGGCATCCATTGTTGCGGTCCACTCTCTCCATGGCCGTCCAGGCACACACTAGCTGATCCGCAGGGCGAAATGGGAAGTAATGCAAATCCTGGTGCATGGGATGACGAGATGTCTTTGTTCCTGGAAACGCAAAATGAACGGTGATCACTTCCCCAATTTCAACAAACTTTTATCATCTCTCTTCTGCTCTTACTGAGATATTAATACAGTTTCGGTGAATCCCAGAATATATCTTGAGCTACCAAACTTCACATTACCACCGAGATCTCCTATACATGAGGGAAAGGAAAAACAAACAGAATACTCCACCTTAATAACTACTTCACAAGTTAAAGCTCACTATAATATAATGAAGCAAATGACTTGCAGCTGTTATCAGAAAACTGAAAATAACTCTACAGGCAGAGGGAACAGCATTACTGTTGAAGGATTAATTGGTTCAATGCCTCAAACATTAGCAGCTGGAAACTTCTCTGCATATGGCAATATAAGAACACATTAATTACGGATGTTAGAAAACCGACAGTCTTTCCAAACTGCTATAATCAGTCACTgcgttgatttttaaaaacttcactcATTACAGGTGGACATTGCTGGTTgatattgtccattcctagttgcccgtGAGATGGTGCTGATGGGGACTATATGCTAGTCccacccagggacacccacagtaagggagggaattccaggatttttgacccagtgacagtgaaggaccaGTGATATAATtttatggtgagtggcttggaggggaatttgcagtgactggtgttcccaagtacttgctgcctttgtctttctggaTTGAagtgcttgtgggtttggaaggtgctatctgaggagccTTTTAAATACGTATTCAGTGAACCTTTATTTCCCTTACCCGTATCGGGGGGCTTGTTGATCAGCATGGTGTGCATCGCCATAATGTTGGGGCCTGTAAAGCACTCCACATATTTCAAGAtctaaaaagcagaaccaaatcTAATTGAGAGGAATGGCATCTGAAAAGAAACATCAGAGATGACTTCTCTTTGACAATGAATTGGCTGCAAAGCGATTCGGTCAGTAATTTCAAGAATTCAACAAACCACTTGAAATCAAAGAAACTTTACCGTGAAAAAGATGATATTGAATCTGCTGAGGATTTACCACTCAGGTAAGAGACTGACTGACGGAGTCATAGATACTCCAGTatgaatgtcatttaaatgtttcaCATTATTAATGAAACTCTACAATGTCTCTGATAAGCAACACTGAACTGGTAcaacacaggaggccatttggcccgtcatgTCTGTCctggctctctgcaagagcaacaCAACAATCCCTACTTATACTCAAAGATAGTttcctaatcaaactgttcagagattgATCTTGGAGTCACtctgcatagaaacagacccttcggtccaactactccaagccaaccatgttcccaaactaaactagtcccacctgcctgcgcttggcccatatcactccaaacctttcctattattcaaatgtcttttaaacattgtaactgtacccatatctaccacttcctctggcagttcattccaaacacgaaccactctctgtgtaaaaaaattgacCCTCAtgcccttttaaaactttctcaattTAGAAATGCAGCCCCTAGCTTTGAACTtgcccacctcagggaaaagactcttgttattcaccttatccatgcccctttaaATCCTAGAAGGTCTATCCTCTATCTCCTAAGCTCCAgcgaaagaagtcccagcctatcgtAACTCAAACATTCAATTTgcggcaacatcctaataaatcttttctgaattctcctcaatttaataatatcccttctatagcagggtgaccagaactacacacagtattctcGACAATGCCTCACCAACACAACCTTAACatcacatcccaactcctatactcaaaggcctgaacaatgaagacaagcatgctaaataccttcttaaccaccctgtctacccgtgaCACAAATTtcgaagaattatgtacctgaactcctaggtctctctgcttTACTACATTATCCAggtccctaccattaactgtataaatccagCCCTTGTGAGTTTTACCAAAATGaattatcttgcatttatccaaatgttattttttaaaaatatcattcacaggatgtgggtatctctggccaggccagcatttattgctgtccctaattatccagggggcagttaagagtcagccccattgctgtaggtctgtaatcacatgtagcccagaccaggtaaggatggcagtttccacccctaaatgacattagtcaaccagataggttttactgacaattgacaatggattcatggtcatcattgggcTCTCAATGTCAATTTACTTTTAAAAGAGAttgcaaattctaccatctgccatggaggattcgaacccaggtccccagaacatcatctgggtctcaggattaacagttTAGAGATagcaccactaggccatcactgcCCTGCTTctggacaggtgggacttgaactcaggcctccttggtcagaggtacagacactaccactgtgctacaaaagCCCTTCTATTCCCTTAGCCATATCTTTTGCTCttcaaataattattcaattGTACAACCTGCACTTCTGAAAGCCTTGATTCTgctcccccacactctcaactaGTGAATTCCTGAGAACTGCTGTACATATTTCTATCCTCAGGTATCCTTCCTTCATATGAATTAAACACAGCCTTTGTATGCAgtcttcaattctggtctctcacCTCTGGCAAGCAGCAGTATTTAAACAGTGTTTCATTGTTCTCAAAACTTTGGATCTTAGAAATTGCTCGTTGATCTGGAACATATTCCGTTTTAGAAATGGATACATCCCTCATTATTGTTAGTCCCGGAACCTCAACTTCCCTCCGGCAAATCCTCTCAAACTCTTCtctgaaaagaaaattgtgtATCTTGTTATAAAGTGTAAAAATTAACATTCATTCAGTTCATACAGCATGTTGACAATTAGTAGTTTGTTATCGTTAGTCTTCAGTTTACTCCTGAAAAAAAACCAAATCTATTTCATTTTAAGTGGAATGGTAGAAAAATGGATTTATGGTTACATATGCCTGTAGTCTTCCTTTCATCTGGTTACGAGTTCCGCAGCGATTTGATCCTATTCAACAGGTCCTGTCCCCTGTCGGATGGTTCTTTATAATGACTGTCACTACTTCACATTTCTTGCTTACTGATTTGGGTTgaatatcatttcagttgttgATCCAAAAGTTTGTTTTAGCTGTTTAGTTTTTGTAACATTTCTAAGCTTGCCATTATTTCTACTATCTCAGGCCTCTTCCGTCTAGAAAGGAAAAATTTCTGATGCCTGCCCAGCtaaatatttggaaaaaataattattcagtacCTTTACTGTCAatgttattgagtcatagagatgtacagcatggaaacagacccttcggtccaacccgtccatgccgaccagttatcccaacccaatctcgtcccacctgccagcacccggcccatattcctccaaacccttcctattcatatacccatccaaatgccttttaaatgttgcaattctatcaaccttcactacttcctctggcagctcattccatacacgtaccaccctctgtgtgaaaatgttgccccttaggtcccttttatatctttcccctctcaccctaaacctatgccctctagttcaacatctttccaataggaaggagaccagaactgcacgcaatattccaacagtggcctaaccaatgtcctgtacagccgcaacatgacctctcaactcctgtactcaatactctgaccaataaaggaaagcataccaaacactttcttttctatcctatctacctgcgatttcactttcaaggagctatgaacctgcactccaaggtctctttgttcagcaacactccctaggaccttaccattaagtgtataagtcctgctaagatttgctttcccaaaatgcagcacctcgcatttatctgaattaaactccatctgccaccttgtggcactccactggtcacaggcctccagtctgaaaaacaaccttccaccaccaccctctgtcttctatctttgagccagttctgtatccaaatggctagttcctcctatattccatgagatctaatcttgctaatcagtctcccacggggaacctcaTTGAAcatctttctgaagtccatatagatcacatctaccgctctgccctcatcaatcctctttgttacttcttcaaaaaactcaatcaagtttgtgagacaggatttcccacgcacaaagccgtgttgactatccctaatcagtccttgcctttccaagtacatgtacatcctgtccctcaggattccctccaacaacttgcccaccaccgacgtcaggctcactggtctatagttctctggcttgttcttactacccttcttaaacagtggcaccacctccagtcttccagcaactcacctGCGACaatcgctgatacaaatatctcagcaagaggcccagcaatcatttctctagcttaccacagagttctcgggtacacctgatcatccagctttatgtgtttcaagacatccagcacttcctcctctgtaatatggacattttgaaaggtgtcaccatttatttccctgcagtctatatcttccatatccttttccacagtaaatactgatgcaaaatactcatttagtatctcccccattttctgtggctccacacaaaggccaccttgctgatctttgagtggccctattctctccctagttatccttttgtccttaatgtatttggattccctttggattctccttaattctatttgccaaagctatctcatcccCCTTtctgcactcctgatttccctacttcctttatactcttctaaggattaactcaatctatcctgtctatatcttacatatggtTAGGATtaactcaatctatcctgtctatatcttacatatggttcctttttcttaaccaaaccctcgatttctttactcatccagcattccctatacctaccagccttccctttcaccctgacaggaatatactttctctggattctcgttatctcatttctgaaggcttcccattttccagccatccctttacccacgatcatctgcctccaatcagcttttgaaagttctcgcctaataccgtcaaaattggcctttctccaatttggaacttcaacttttagatctggtctatccttttccatgactattttaaatctaatagaattatggttgctggccctaaagtgctcccccactgacacctcagtcacctaccctgccttatttcccgagagtatgtcaagttttgcaccttctctagtaggtacatagacatactaaatcagaaaattttcttgtacacatttaacaaattcctctccatctaaacctttaatactatgacagtcatccgccgtcacttccgccacctccaaacagaccccagcaccaaggatatatttccctcccctcccctatcagctttccgtagagaccactccctccgcgactcccttgtcagacccacaccccccaccgacccaaccaccactcccggcaccttcccttgcaaccgcaggaggtgcaacacgtgcgcccacacctcccccctcacttctctccaaggccccaaaggaaacttccatatccgccacaaattcacctgcacctccacccacatgataaaaggtagggaggagggacttggaggaggggagttggaagtggaggagatgcggtggagggcaccgtcgaccacgtcgccttcctgacctgcagtcttcttgttgacctctccgcctccatcctactccgacctatcaccctcaccttgacctctttccacctatcacatttccaacgcccctcctccaagtccctcctccctaccttttatcttctcctgctgaacactctctgctcattcctgaagaagggcctgtgcccgaaacgtcgaatctcctgttccctggatgctgcctgacctgctgtgctgttccagcaataaagtttcaacagtcccagtctatgttcgcaacgttaaaatcccctaccttaatcaccctattattcttacagatagctgagatctccttacaagttggtttctcaatttccctctgactattagggggtctatcatacaatcccaataaggtgatcttccttttcttatttctcactttctaacttccctggatgtatttccaggaatatcctccctcagcacagctgtaatactatcccttatcaaaaacaccactccctctcctctcttgcctccctttctatccttcctgtaacatttgtgtcctggaacattaagctgctagtcctgcccttccttgagccatgtttctgtaattgctatgatatcccagtcccatgttcctaaccataccctgagttcatttgccttccctgttaggccccttgcattgaaataaatgtagtttaatttattagtcctatcttgtccctgcctgccctgactgtttgactcgcttctgttctcaactgtaccagtctcagattgatctctttcctcaccatctccctgagtcccacccccccactttactagtttaaatcctcccgagcagatccagcaaatctccctgccagtatattagtccccttccaattcaggtgcaatctgtccctcttgtacaggtcatttccaCCTCaaatgagattccaatgatccaaaactgtgaatccttctcccatacaccaactaCTCAGccttctgctctatcctcctattcctgccctcactagctcatagcaccgggaataatccagatattactactctcgaggacctccttattaaattcctgcctaactctctgtaatcttccttcagaatctcatccttttcccttcctatgcttttggttctaatgtggacaatgacctcttgctggcctctctcccccgtgagaacattctgcaccctttctgagacatccttgatcctggcaccagggaaacaacacaccattctgctttttctctgctggccacagaaacgtctgtctgtacctcggattaGAGTgtcccttaacacaattgatcgcttggaacccaaagtatccctcattgcattagagccagtttcaataccaaaaacttggctgttcgtgctacgttcccctgagaatccatcacccctacattttccaaaacagcatactcaTTTGAAATAGgaatagccacaaaagactcctgcactagctgcctacctctcttaccttttcctggagttaacccatttacaTAACTGTATCTGAGGCTTTACCCCCTTCttttaactgccatccatcacatactgttgctgttgcaaattcctcattgcttctatctgtctctccaactgatctattcgatctgataagattcacaaccaacagcatttattgcagatataatctgcagtaactcttaaactctctttaaactcccacatctgacaagaaatacATACCACcatactaaaggccatttttgctctttcacaatctacagacccagagaataacaccatcttattcctctacaaaacactgccccaggttaagttaataattatggcttatattttaagtttaaaaaagagacttatctccaaaaacatataattaaaagaacccactctactcactactgcagactttctttaggtcccacttaaaaacaatacacttaacTGCTTCTgagctgtgaacttcacccaaacagttcctccaagatcaattgtgaatttcactgttcattaatcttcccagacgcactctgatgtccagcaatacatgattTCAAAATGTTCATCTTCAATTTTTAACGGGATTTACCTTACTCCTTACTATTTGTGATGTTATtgggaatttggattttaaagtGGAGGTAATATTGATGTGTAATTTCAGCTCTGTGAAAATAATTTCTTTAATCCCCagaggtcagaaagtcatttggaacagtgaaCTAAAGACATAATTTCCAATAAGGCACACAATTTAAGTTAAATGACTAGAAGAACTATGACATTAACTAAAGAAGTGTTGACAAAGTTAAACTTCTTTAGAGAGCCACCATTAACT of the Chiloscyllium plagiosum isolate BGI_BamShark_2017 chromosome 23, ASM401019v2, whole genome shotgun sequence genome contains:
- the phyh gene encoding phytanoyl-CoA dioxygenase, peroxisomal isoform X3, which codes for MRDVSISKTEYVPDQRAISKIQSFENNETLFKYCCLPEILKYVECFTGPNIMAMHTMLINKPPDTGTKTSRHPMHQDLHYFPFRPADQLVCAWTAMERVDRNNGCLVVLPGTHKSRLKRHDYPEWKDGVNKMYHGVRDYDPSHPRIHLVMEKGDTVFFHPLLVHGSGTNRTQGFRKAISCHFASSDCYYIDVKGTTQENVEQEVLGVGRRKYNIDEDVTLADIWTIKGRLVQGERTNL